One genomic region from Leptospira tipperaryensis encodes:
- a CDS encoding CDGSH iron-sulfur domain-containing protein, with amino-acid sequence MEIVKGKESNILFDGKKCIHSRNCVLSRPDVFVPNVEGDWIYPDKANIGEIQNLALNCPSGAIRYEAVAESENEKAPIVNLLRVRENGPLAFHADLEITGQEDPGFRVTLCRCGASKNKPFCDSSHNQIDFHATGEPTTQDSTPLPVRNGKLIVKPTRNGPLKITGSLELCSGTGRTINRVTEAYLCRCGGSANKPYCDGTHKTNGFQA; translated from the coding sequence ATGGAAATCGTCAAAGGAAAAGAATCAAACATACTTTTCGATGGAAAAAAATGTATTCATTCTAGAAATTGTGTTCTTAGTAGACCCGATGTTTTTGTTCCGAATGTAGAAGGAGATTGGATCTATCCTGATAAGGCGAACATCGGAGAAATTCAAAACTTAGCGCTGAATTGTCCTTCCGGTGCGATTCGATACGAGGCAGTTGCCGAGTCTGAAAATGAAAAGGCGCCGATCGTCAATTTGCTTCGAGTTCGCGAGAACGGTCCTCTTGCATTTCACGCGGATCTGGAAATCACAGGTCAAGAAGATCCAGGGTTTCGCGTAACGTTATGCAGATGTGGGGCCTCCAAAAATAAACCCTTTTGTGATTCGAGTCATAATCAAATCGATTTTCATGCGACTGGAGAACCGACAACTCAGGATTCGACTCCGCTTCCCGTGAGAAACGGAAAATTGATCGTCAAGCCGACTCGGAACGGCCCTCTGAAAATTACCGGAAGTTTGGAGCTCTGTTCCGGAACGGGAAGAACAATCAATCGAGTTACGGAAGCTTATCTCTGTCGATGCGGAGGTTCTGCGAATAAGCCTTATTGCGATGGAACCCATAAGACAAACGGATTCCAGGCTTGA